From Penaeus vannamei isolate JL-2024 chromosome 12, ASM4276789v1, whole genome shotgun sequence, the proteins below share one genomic window:
- the LOC113817215 gene encoding uncharacterized protein, protein MTLSPGSVGVLSLLVCAALEGAVGGGGGGGLPRVRWQPGTAVEEGDTVHLECQLALGVPGPAIWLKLDPRDPHSHVLLSHGEIVITDDPRFSVEHHPESNNYVVQIREVSAEDAGSYQCQVPVNSAEEDLRVEAAPPVVVTLLSSASSPAPTRPRKQPFTPARSSAAPLTAGNRPAPHAFLLFLCFLLLSNLAR, encoded by the exons GCgcggtcggcggcggcggcggcggcggcctgcCCCGAGTGCGGTGGCAGCCTGGCACGGCGGTGGAGGAGGGCGACACCGTGCATCTCGAGTGCCAG CTGGCCCTGGGCGTCCCCGGCCCCGCGATCTGGCTGAAGCTGGACCCTCGTGACCCGCACAGCCACGTCCTGCTCTCCCACGGCGAGATCGTCATCACCGACGACCCGAGGTTCTCCGTCGAGCACCACCCGGAGAGCAACAACTACGTGGTGCAG ATCCGCGAGGTGTCGGCGGAGGACGCGGGCAGCTACCAGTGCCAGGTGCCCGTCAACTCGGCGGAGGAGGACCTGCGCGTGGAGGCGGCGCCGCCCGTCGTG GTGACGCTGCTGTCCTCGGCGAGCAGTCCGGCGCCCACCCGGCCCCGCAAGCAGCCCTTCACGCCCGCCAGGTCCTCGGCGGCCCCGCTCACGGCTGGCAACCGCCCCGCGCCGcacgccttcctcctcttcctgtgttttctcctcctttccaaccTCGCAAGATAG